Proteins encoded within one genomic window of Rhododendron vialii isolate Sample 1 chromosome 1a, ASM3025357v1:
- the LOC131331280 gene encoding uncharacterized protein LOC131331280, whose amino-acid sequence MRQIASCIGEYAIQVSDHASCSTSSTHSWISPSLTPSTQTSVSCLYKTTLISNQKHLLITVTWTRTHTTQGLTITFGTNPPQTSFKLNTSSGLFRKKKGAKQLEAESSKIDLSWDLSAARYNAGPEPTDGFHVTILVDSELALALGNKTDISKDVVSAKTSLVSRREYFSGNTLYVTKARFCEGGVLHDVLIHCGGENDQTEGSKGPVLSVCVDKKTVVKVKRLQWNFRGNQMVFVDGLLVDMMWDVHDWFFGSGGGAAGFGVFMFRRRSGTESRLWLEEKVGRKEMQEKEKMEFSLVIYACKSP is encoded by the coding sequence atGAGACAAATAGCCTCCTGCATCGGCGAATACGCAATTCAAGTATCCGATCACGCTTCCTGCTCGACCTCCTCAACCCACTCATGGATCTCTCCAAGCCTCACACCATCAACCCAAACCTCCGTCTCCTGCCTATACAAAACCACCCtaatttcaaaccaaaaacaCCTCCTCATCACAGTCACCTGGACAAGGACCCACACCACCCAAGGCCTAACCATAACCTTCGGCACAAACCCACCTCAAACTTCCTTCAAACTCAACACCAGCTCCGGCCTCTTCCGGAAAAAGAAAGGCGCGAAGCAACTCGAGGCCGAAAGCTCGAAAATTGACCTCTCCTGGGACCTCTCGGCCGCCAGGTACAATGCCGGTCCCGAGCCCACCGACGGGTTCCACGTAACGATCCTCGTGGACTCGGAACTGGCCTTGGCTCTCGGTAACAAAACTGACATATCCAAAGACGTTGTATCGGCGAAAACCTCGTTAGTTTCGCGGCGAGAGTACTTTTCCGGAAATACCCTTTACGTGACCAAGGCAAGGTTCTGCGAGGGTGGGGTTTTGCACGATGTTTTGATACACTGTGGCGGAGAGAATGATCAAACGGAGGGTTCGAAGGGTCCGGTGTTATCGGTTTGCGTCGATAAGAAGACGGTGGTGAAAGTGAAGAGGCTGCAGTGGAATTTTAGAGGGAACCAGATGGTTTTTGTGGACGGGTTGCTGGTGGACATGATGTGGGACGTTCATGACTGGTTTTTCGGCAGCGGTGGCGGAGCGGCGGGGTTCGGGGTGTTCATGTTCAGGAGGAGGAGCGGGACGGAGAGTAGGCTGTGGTTGGAGGAGAAAGTGGGGAGGAAGGAGATGcaggagaaggagaagatggagtTTTCTTTGGTGATTTATGCATGTAAGAGCCCTTGA
- the LOC131331360 gene encoding probable 2-carboxy-D-arabinitol-1-phosphatase yields MLCTAPPPLHLSILRKNPKFFHTRATHHNRPSTAPPFTVRSSSSVKEIEKPIENQAVREGDLSSSLWDSAPFLPIRAAKRVVLVRHGQSTWNEEGRIQGSSDFSVLTAKGESQAETSRIMLIDDAFDVCFSSPLIRSKRTAEIIWSARKEDIITDSDLREIDLYSFQGLLKHEGKAKFGSAFHQWQMDAPNFNIDGHYPVRELWARARSCWTKILTHESRSVLVVAHNAVNQALVATAIGLGTEYFRILLQSNCGVSVLDFTPRIEGGSPYICLNRLNQTPNSPVAGSSAGRKASKRMVLVCHGSSQGSSEAKIPCTGDTPMNMLGIIQSQKTAELLLDLKVSAIVSSPKVASVETANVISQVQEAADCLGADCVPRYVELKQMQDLDVGNILQQSKKDASEVSSLQSNWLNGYEAEVKTAIWVQLGQAWKSLLEELSSESEAENIVVAVGHPVAHIALMGHCLNLTKEWMGTFHLDAGSISVIDFPDGPAGRGVIRCINFTAHLGRWSIPITRSVTDDEAF; encoded by the exons ATGTTGTGCACCGCACCCCCTCCCCTCCACCTCTCCATCCTCCGCAAGAACCCTAAATTCTTCCACACGCGCGCCACTCATCATAACCGACCGAGCACTGCTCCTCCCTTCACCGTTCGATCGTCCTCGAGCGTGAAAGAGATCGAGAAACCGATCGAAAACCAGGCGGTAAGAGAAGGGGACTTGAGCTCGAGTTTGTGGGATTCGGCGCCGTTTCTGCCGATTAGGGCGGCGAAGAGGGTGGTTCTAGTGAGGCACGGGCAGAGCACGTGGAATGAGGAAGGTAGGATCCAAGGGAGCTCTGATTTCTCGGTGCTTACAGCGAAAGGCGAGTCTCAGGCTGAGACTTCCCGCATCATGCTCATCGATGATGCGTTCGATGTCTGCTTTTCTAG TCCACTGATTAGGTCAAAGAGAACTGCGGAAATCATTTGGAGTGCTCGCAAGGAGGACATTATCACTGACTCCGACCTGAGGGAAATTGACCTGTACTCCTTTCAA GGTCTCCTAAAGCATGAGGGAAAAGCAAAGTTTGGTTCGGCATTTCACCAGTGGCAAATGGATGCCCCAAATTTCAATATCGATGGCCATTATCCAGTGAGGGAGTTATGGGCTCGTGCTAGAAGCTGCTGGACCAAAATCTTAACTCATGAAAGCAGGTCTGTTCTTGTGGTTGCTCACAATGCTGTTAATCAGGCTCTCGTTGCAACAGCTATTG GATTAGGCACCGAGTATTTCAGGATTTTACTCCAAAGCAATTGTGGTGTGAGTGTGCTGGATTTCACCCCACGAATAGAGGGTGGGTCTCCATATATATGTCTTAATCGTTTAAATCAG ACCCCAAATTCACCTGTTGCTGGAAGTTCCGCTGGCAGAAAAGCCAGTAAGCGGATGGTTCTTGTCTGTCATGGTTCCTCACAGGGCAGTTCAGAG GCTAAAATTCCTTGTACTGGTGACACGCCTATGAATATGCTAGGGATTATACAG TCCCAGAAAACTGCGGAGCTACTTCTTGATTTGAAGGTGAGTGCTATAGTCAGCAGCCCTAAAGTGGCTTCAGTTGAGACTGCTAATGTCATCTCCCAA GTTCAAGAAGCTGCTGACTGCTTGGGTGCTGATTGTGTGCCTCGCTATGTGGAATTGAAGCAGATGCAGGACCTTGATGTTGGAAACATTCTTCAACAATCAAAGAAG GATGCAAGTGAAGTTTCGTCTCTTCAGTCTAATTGGTTAAATGGATATGAAGCTGAAGTAAAGACAGCAATATGGGTTCAGTTAGGACAGGCCTGGAAATCTCTGTTAGAGGAACTATCCAGCGAATCTGAGGCGGAAAACATTGTTGTAGCAGTTGGGCATCCTGTGGCACATATTGCATTGATGGGGCATTGCCTAAATCTGACAAAAGAGTGGATGGGAACGTTTCACCTTGACGCAGGCAGCATCAGTGTTATCGACTTCCCTGATGGACCGGCTGGAAGAGGTGTTATCAGGTGCATAAATTTCACTGCTCACTTGGGGAGGTGGTCAATACCGATTACAAGGTCAGTTACCGATGATGAGGCGTTCTAA
- the LOC131331432 gene encoding probable ribosome biogenesis protein RLP24, with protein sequence MRLEKCWFCSSTVYPGHGIQFVRNDAKIFRFCRSKCHKNFKMKRNPRKVKWTKAYRRLHGKDMTQDSTFEFERKRNRPERYDRNLAENTLKAIKKIVKVRSEREARHHTRRMKGKRAKEQNEASKELEQSIHMVKAPPSLLKEAPLTLPKIKVKVSQQQSEENRMEE encoded by the exons ATGAGATTGGAGAAGTGTTGGTTCTGCTCCTCTACTGTGTATCCTGGACATGGTATTCAGTTTGTTAGGAATGATGCAAAG ATATTCCGGTTTTGTCGGTCAAAATGTCACAAGAACTTTAAAATGAAGAGGAATCCGCGTAAGGTTAAATGGACCAAGGCTTATCGGAGACTGCATGGAAAGGATATGACACAG GATTCAACTTTTGAGTTTGAGAGGAAACGAAATAGGCCGGAGCGATACGATAGGAATCTCGCTGAGAACACTCTGAAGGCCATCAAGAAGATTGTCAAAGTCAGAAGTGAAAGGGAGGCCAGACACCATACTAGGAG GATGAAAGGAAAGAGAGCCAAGGAGCAGAACGAAGCATCAAAGGAGCTGGAGCAGAGCATCCACATGGTCAAGGCTCCTCCATCCCTCCTAAAAGAGGCTCCTCTTACTTTACCAAAGATCAAAGTCAAGGTTTCTCAGCAGCAGTCCGAGGAAAATCGCATGGAGGAGTAA